A stretch of the Capsicum annuum cultivar UCD-10X-F1 chromosome 8, UCD10Xv1.1, whole genome shotgun sequence genome encodes the following:
- the LOC107879121 gene encoding agamous-like MADS-box protein AGL29 — MKLVESKDARYVTFSKRKLSLFRKANELSTFTGADVGILLISPSGNPYSYSSTSVEKITDKFLEWKLKNPQVVDQAGREKANVFQAFDDLREELQIMNEKEKSRKMRYKILHPDSEIPVDKHRLDQLIELKLKLDAIKAAKNKILPEQFKLDLNVVPNLDEGSVLEIINQCGNANCISKI; from the coding sequence atgaaattgGTTGAATCCAAAGATGCACGTTATGTAACCTTCTCAAAAAGGAAATTGAGCTTGTTTAGGAAAGCTAATGAACTTTCAACTTTTACAGGAGCAGACGTTGGTATTCTTCTCATTTCGCCTAGTGGAAATCCATATTCGTATAGCTCCACTAGCGTAGAAAAAATAACTGATAAGTTTCTTGAGTGGAAACTAAAAAATCCCCAAGTTGTAGATCAAGCTGGTAGAGAAAAAGCAAATGTTTTTCAGGCATTTGATGATCTCCGTGAAGAATTACAAATAATGAACGAGAAGGAAAAGAGTCGAAAAATGAGGTATAAAATTTTACACCCTGATTCAGAAATACCAGTTGATAAACACAGGTTGGATCAGTTGATAGAACTCAAGTTGAAATTGGACGCAATAAAAgcagcaaaaaataaaattttgcccGAGCAATTCAAATTGGATTTGAATGTTGTCCCAAATCTAGATGAGGGGAGTGTTCTGGAAATCATTAATCAATGTGGCAATGCTAATTGCATCTCTAAAATTTGA